The DNA window ATTTTACGTATTGTTTAATATGTTAATTTTACTTTAAACCATGGTTCATCagttataatttgtaatatttatcgttagtttaaaaaaaataattgattttttttttgtaattaggATATATAGTAAGTTTTAAATTTTACTTTTGGTCATAAATATTCATTTCGGGTTCATTATATGATAATACGATTTTATTtcacaaaatatttttataatatttaaatatttatttcataaatgccaaaaattattatttactcacactcctcatcttccataaATTTTTACCTTGGAGCAACAtctatatttataatgttttgTAATGATAAAAATATCAATTCCACAGCTTAATCCACTAAATAATCTAGCTACATACCAAACATCTAACTTTATCCAACACAATTAATTTACAATACATCGATAAAAGCCTCAAATTAATAAAGCTATCAAACAATCCCTTAGTGGAAACAGGAAAAACACAAATGAATATAATTAGCTCAATTTCACTATCTCTTgcaacagaaaaaaaaaccGTCATGTTCAAAACTCAAGAAACGGCAGAGCAAAACTGGCTGAGTCTGAAGCCGGCGCAGTCAACCGCGACGCGGCCTTTTCCGACCAAGGCTTTCCGCTGCAGATTCTGCGGCCGAAAATTCTACAGTCCGCAGGCATTAGGCGACCACCAGAATGCTCACAAGAGGGAGAGGGGTTTGGTCAGACATTTCCAAGATTCCATGTCAAGATCCCTCGGGGTGCAGCCCCACGCCCTCCTGCGAAAACCGAGAAGCGAGAGAGCCGTGTTGGCGGCTGCTGTCGGCTCAACGCGGGATTTTGTGTGGCCGGGGAGCTATAGAGAGGCCGAGGATTGTGAGGAGAAGCTGTCGAGTTCGATGGTGCTTGACTTGAATCTGAAACTGTAGTAGTTAGTttggaaattaattaatgtatatgTTATGGAAAAAGTAATTTGCATAATTATGTTGATCAATTCGTGCATGTATCCATTTATGTAATTAATGAACATTCATGTAACTTGTTAAAAAGTTATGTATTAGGCTAGATTCATGCATACGGTACCTATAAATACCATTGTAATCTCTACCGTTTTGATCACTCAATCAAAATCATATTCATTATCTAGTTAAATATATCCGTATGATATTTTCTATCTAAATATTAGACTCTATTACATTATTCTTGAAGTCATTTTGTTGATTTTGACTCCATACCTCTGCGAAGGTGCTTCTGCATGTGCACGAACAACGCCTTGGTCGAACTGAAACCTTTATGGCACACGCTGCAGTGGTACATCCGACCACCCTCTCTGCCGCCGTCAGTCGCCATTGCTCTCTTCCTACCCAACGGACTCCTGCCAACTCTCGCCACTCCCCTACTACCAGAACCCCCCCTTCCCTGGAGGTCACAGCGGCAATGGAGGAGTGTGAGAGTTGGCGGGAGTCCGTTGGGCATGAAgagagcggcggcggcgggggtGGTCGGATGTACCACTGCAGCGTGTGCCACAAGGGGTTCAGCTCGGCCAAGGCATTGTTCCGGACATGCAGAAGCACCCTGGCAGAGGCATGAAGTCAAGATAAACAAAATGACTTCCAGAAGAACGTGAATAGAGTTGTAAATTCCTTGAAATTCATTCAACAAGGGCAGAGCAAATCCATATATCCAAGAATTCATGGTACCAAACCAGCCAAAGAAGCTTGGAATATATTGAATAAAAGATTTCATAACATCTGTCAAACTATAATGTTTTAGGTAGAGTtagataatttattaaaagaaaaatgatgAAATCATGCAAACCTATTTACTCGAATGGCTGAGATCTCGTGAATCAAATTAAAAGTGTTGAAGAAGttattgaagaaaagaaaattgttcaaagaaaatgataaaaaaaacgtttattattttatattgatgaataaagaaaagaaaaaagggaTAATTAGTTACTCCGTTTGTCTGCATTTCACAAGAAAGAAAGATCAAATTCTGAACTAAACCAAAAACTCATAAATCAATTGGGGATTCGATCAACAGTCTGCTCCTCTCCGTTGTCACCGCAAAGATCCATGAATGAATCTCGCAAAAATCAGGTAATTTACTTCTCCCGCTCTTTTCTCTACTGTTCTAAGCAATTTCAGCTCCGATCGCATTATTTTGGATTTCGGTGATCAATCACACCACAGTTACCGCCAATTGTATGATGATTTTGAGTTTGACTTCAATTTCCGATCAGGTGTCGCTGCGCGGAGCCAGCGCCAAGGAAATTACGAGGGATGCCCTTTTGGATAGGGTTAATCAGGAAAGGGAACTCCGGAATTACGCCCGGCGAGCCAAGGCCGCCGCTTTGCTCATTCAGGTTAACGAACTGATTtgatttcttctctcttttcgTTTTTGTGTTTCttatttcaatatatatttttttggatcgGGAGGTTAGTTCAGTGAATAAGTTGTGTTTGAGAAAGTTCGTTTTATTCAGAGAACTTGGAGGCGGCACCACGCAACGGAATCCGCGGCTTTGCTGCTCCGAGTGGAGTGGGAAATGATGATGAGAAGACGTTCGGGGTCTCTTACTGGAGTGCAGATGTCCGTGGAGATTTTGAGaccttttctcttctttataGAGTATTTGTGTGTTCGACTTGGGAAGATTGGATCGAGAGATAGGGAGTGTATGATGAGTTGCTTCAGAATAGTTTTGGAGGATGTAACTTCAAAGGGTATGATATTGCTAGTATTGGATATGTAGTTATAAGATTCGTGATAATTGAGTGTTGTGGTTTCTCACTGACCTCATCTATGTTTGAAACCATAAGGGAAAGTTTATATGAGgaggaaataaaaagaaagactAGGAAATTAGGGTCTTTATGGCCATTTGCAATTGCTTTACCTTTAGAGTATGAAGGCAATTCGCGTTCACTCGTTGAATACTGCATTATGACAGGTGAAAATATCTGCTTcagcatattttctataaataaacttattataGAATTTGAGAATGATGGTTCTTTTAGAATAATTTCCACAACTGAGGATGTTGTGCTAAAACTAGAGTATGCTTGTTGGTAGATTTCTGAAGGTCATTCTTGAAAGAATTTTTTTGGATGATAtaatgattgttttgatgtaaCTAAAGTACGAGCTGTTCTGatatatggatatttgatttgCAGATCCATGCAAAAGCTTTTGCTCAATGACAGTTGGAAGTATTGAAGAGAGAAGATTGTGGTTCTATCAATCAAAGAAGCTGATttctgtttgtttgtttgttttatcaTTGTTTGACTACTCCCATCCAAGGGCTGAAGATATTGTCCTCACATCAACAGCAATGCGTTTGTCAGTTATCTTAACTGATCCAAAAGGTTGGAATCACATTCCCCTTGATGGAAAAAAGGATGCAAATGCTGCAGTAAAAAATCTGATAGAGTTTGCTGGGAGTAAAAGGAGTAGGTTGTATGATTGCATTAGGAAATTTATTTTGACACTGGAAGCTCCTTTTTCTTCTAAAGACTGGCCGAAAGACGACAGATTTGTAATAGTTGCCAGTGCGATAACTTTATCTTTGCGGCCCTTCCACCTAACAAACATTGACATAAATGAGAAAGCTACAATGGAATCTGCTATTCAGCACTACTGCATCTCAATGCTTACAATACCTTGGTTTCCTCAACGCTTACCTGCAATACTTGTACCTGCTCTTAGACACAAGTCTGTATTATCATTATGCCTCAGGAACTTACTGGTAAGAGTTTACCTCAGCAAGAAACATTAAGAGCTACTCAACATGTCAAAAgcatatttttttatcttttttggtTCAAGGGATGTGTTTGTTTCTCTGAGTAACTGTGATGAAATGCTACTTTATTGTTATTGATCCTATGATATGTAGTTTATAATATAAAGCATGTTGAGAAAGTATGATATTTCTATTTTGAGTAACTTCTAGCTTTCCTAGATTAAGGCATAAGGGGCTGATCAAAATATGGTAGGTGATGACAGATCTTAAAAGAGAATATTTTGGAGGAAATTTCTGAGATGGATCAGTTAAAAATAACATCCAGAAAGATGCCACATGTCGGCTGGGCTCTTGCTAACGTTGTCTGCCTTGCAACAGAGAGTGGTATGAGTGCAGCAGATTTGGGTAAATTTACCGAAAGCTTGGACTATTCATCCTATCTCCATGTGGTTATTTTATTGGCAGAGAACTTGTTGGTTTCACTTGAAAACTCCACAcagagaaaaatgaaaaatgaagaaataGGAGGTGATTATGATCCTTCTGTCGAATCCTTTCTTGACATGGATGAAACAACTTGTGGGTCCCCAAATTTATCATATTTGGACACTTTTAGACCTATTTGTCAGCAGTGGCATCTTAAGGAACTCCTTGCAATTGAAAAAAGTGGGTCTATCTGTGAAAATGATAGGCTCTCTTTGGGAAATCCAGAGTA is part of the Salvia splendens isolate huo1 chromosome 22, SspV2, whole genome shotgun sequence genome and encodes:
- the LOC121786952 gene encoding zinc finger protein 7-like codes for the protein MFKTQETAEQNWLSLKPAQSTATRPFPTKAFRCRFCGRKFYSPQALGDHQNAHKRERGLVRHFQDSMSRSLGVQPHALLRKPRSERAVLAAAVGSTRDFVWPGSYREAEDCEEKLSSSMVLDLNLKL